A genomic stretch from Anomalospiza imberbis isolate Cuckoo-Finch-1a 21T00152 chromosome 9, ASM3175350v1, whole genome shotgun sequence includes:
- the ZBTB37 gene encoding zinc finger and BTB domain-containing protein 37 isoform X1, giving the protein MEKSGNIQLEIPNFSNSVLSHLNQLRMQGRLCDIVVNVQGQAFRAHKVVLAASSPYFRDHMSLNEMSTVSISVIKNPSVFEQLLSFCYTGRICLQLADIISYLTAASFLQMQHIIDKCTQILEGIHFKINVAEVEAELSQTRTKHQERPPESHRATPNLNRSLSPRHNTPKGSRLGQVSTVLDIRELSPPEESTSPQIIEQSSDVEGREPILRINRAGQWYVETGMGERGAQNDEEVRVLGGVRIKTENLEEWLGAEHQPSGEDGSSAEEVTAMVIDTTGHGSLGQEAFALGSSGAKVVRPTSSEIDRFSPSGSMVAVTERYRSKSESPGRMDEPKQPSSQGEESAMLGVSGYVEYLREQEVSERWFRYNPRLTCIYCAKSFNQKGSLDRHMRLHMGITPFVCRMCGKKYTRKDQLEYHIRKHTGNKPFHCHVCGKSFPFQAILNQHFRKNHPGCLPLEGPHSISPETTVTSRGQAEEESPPQEEAVAVGETAQGSVSTTGPD; this is encoded by the exons ATGGAGAAGAGTGGGAACATTCAGCTGGAGATTCCTAACTTCAGTAACTCTGTCCTGAGCCACCTGAACCAGCTGCGCATGCAGGGTCGGCTGTGTGACATCGTGGTCAACGTGCAGGGCCAGGCTTTCCGTGCGCACAAGGTGGTGCTGGCTGCCAGCTCGCCCTACTTCCGTGACCACATGTCCCTGAACGAGATGAGCACCGTGTCCATCTCCGTCATCAAGAACCCTTCTGTTTTCGAGCAGCTCCTCTCCTTCTGCTACACGGGCAGGATATGTCTGCAGCTGGCTGACATCATCAGTTACCTGACAGCTGCCAGTTTCTTGCAGATGCAGCACATCATAGACAAATGCACGCAGATACTCGAGGGGattcatttcaaaattaatgtgGCGGAGGTGGAAGCGGAATTGAGCCAAACTAGGACGAAGCATCAGGAGAGACCGCCTGAGTCTCACCGGGCGACGCCAAATCTAAACCGTTCCCTGAGCCCACGTCACAACACCCCCAAGGGGAGCCGCCTAGGCCAGGTTAGCACAGTGCTGGACATTCGGGAGCTAAGCCCGCCCGAGGAGTCCACCAGCCCCCAAATAATCGAGCAGAGTTCCGATGTGGAAGGCAGGGAGCCCATCCTGCGGATTAACAGGGCAGGACAGTGGTACGTGGAGACGGGAATGGGAGAGCGCGGGGCGCAGAATGACGAGGAAGTGCGGGTGCTGGGAGGAGTGCGCATTAAGACGGAAAACCTGGAGGAGTGGCTGGGGGCAGAGCACCAGCCCTCGGGAGAAGATGGGAGCAGCGCCGAGGAGGTCACGGCCATGGTGATCGACACCACGGGCCACGGATCGCTGGGCCAGGAGGCTTTTGCCTTAGGCTCCTCTGGAGCCAAAGTGGTCAGGCCAACCAGCAGTGAGATCGACAG ATTTAGCCCTTCTGGCAGCATGGTTGCTGTGACTGAGCGGTACAGATCGAAAAGCGAGTCTCCCGGGCGGATGGATGAGCCCAAGCAGCCCAGTTCCCAG GGGGAGGAATCAGCCATGCTTGGAGTGAGCGGTTACGTGGAATATCTGCGGGAGCAGGAGGTTTCAGAGCGCTGGTTCCGGTACAACCCACGGCTCACGTGTATTTACTGCGCCAAATCCTTCAACCAGAAGGGCAGCCTGGACCGGCACATGCGGCTCCACATGGGCATCACACCTTTTGTGTGCCGCATGTGTGGGAAGAAGTACACCCGCAAGGATCAGCTGGAATATCACATCCGCAAGCACACGGGCAACAAGCCCTTCCACTGTCACGTGTGCGGCAAAAGCTTCCCTTTCCAGGCCATCCTCAACCAGCACTTTCGCAAGAACCACCCCGGCTGTCTGCCCCTGGAGGGGCCCCACAGCATCTCCCCTGAGACCACCGTCACGTCCCGGGGCCAGGCAGAGGAGGAATCTCCTCCACAGGAGGAGGCTGTGGCGGTGGGGGAGACGGCACAGGGATCTGTGTCCACAACCGGGCCGGACTGA